In Candidatus Binataceae bacterium, the genomic window TGATCAGTCGATGTGTTTGACATCTGATGGGTGATGCATGATGCTCAGCCTGTGCGCACCACTCTTGATATCGATGAAGACGTTCTTCAGACGGCTAAGGAGCTGGCCGCGAGACGAGGCACCACAGCAGGACGAGTGATTTCCGATCTTGTGCGCAGCGCGCTGGCGCCGAGTGAACGGAAGTCTCGCGTTCGCAACGGCGTTCCACTCCTGCCGATTCGGAAACACGGACCGCTGGTTACGTTAGAAACGGTTAACCGACTTCGCGACGAGGATTAGCGTTCATTTTGATCGCACTCCTGGACGTCAATGTTCTCATCGCACTGTTCGATCCATCTCATCTGCATCACGATGCGGCGCATGCCTGGTTCGCACTGAATCGCAAGCGTCGGTGGGCGACGTGCGCGATGACCGAGACCGCATTTATTCGGGTCTTGGCAAACCCCGCCTATCCTGGTGCGCGCACTACTCCCGAAGATGCGGCCTCGCGTCTCAGAGCTTTCTGCACCGAGCGCCACCACGTTTTCTGGAGCGACTCGGTGAGCGTTCGCGAAGAAAAAACCTTCAGATGGCAGCATATCCGCGGTCATCGCCAATTAACTGATGTCTACTTGCTTGCCCTGTCAGTCGCCAATCGAGGCAGGCTCGCCACGTTTGACGCCGCGATTTCACTTCGAGCTATAAGCGGCGCGATGCCGGAGAACCTGCACCTCATCGCAGTCTGATACGTGGAACCGATCACGCTTGACGAATTGGCCGCGGGCGGACTACCGAACAGGTACGCGATCCCTTCTTGTGTCGGAGAAAGAAATACGATGTCTTCCAATCACGACGAGATTCAGAGACTCACCTTTCCCGGTGCGGTCGATGCTGACGGGCATATTCTCGAGGATGCAACGCTTTGGCAGCGCTACATCGAGGACAAGTACAAGAGCGTCGCGCTCAGGATCGGCCTTGATGACAAGGGACTTGAGTTTCTCGAGATTGGTGGCAAGCCGTCGAAGATTTTCAGCGGTGGGCGGCTCGGCGGGCTCTCCGCGATGGGCACGACGCGCGGCGAGCAGTGGCAGAATCGGCCGACCTACGGCGGGATGGCGCCGTTCGGCGCGATGGACGCGAAGGAACGCCTGCAACGTATCAACCAGGAAGGCCTCGCCGCGGCATTCCTCTACCCGACTCTCTCGCTCCTTTATGAAACCGAGACTGAAGACGCCGACCTCGCACAGGCGTACACGCGTGCATACAACCGCTGGGTAGTAGATTTCTGCTCCGACAGCGGCGGTAAGCTGATTCCGATCGCGCATCTGTCGCTTGGTGATCCTGCGGCCGCTGCGCGCGAGCTCGAACGCGCGGTCAAGGACGGATGCAAAGGCGGATGGGTTTGTCAGTTCGTGATGACGCGCAAACCGCATGCGCATCCCGATCACGATATGCTGTTCGCCAAGGCGCAGGAGCTCGACGTGCCGCTCGGGATTCATCCGTCGATCGAGCCCGTATGGGCACTGCCTGGCCGCTATGACTACAAGAAGTACATGCGCGGGCAGTATTACTTTCTAAGCATCACGGCGGCAGACGCGATTCGTCACGCTTTCACGAGCTTCTTCCAATACGGTACATTCGAGAAGTTTCCCAAGCTGCGGCTTGTGCTGCTCGAAGCCGGCGCGGGGTGGATATCGTACTGGCTCGATCGCCTCGATGCGGTCTACGGCACCTTCGTCGGCAATACCGTGCCGCTCAAGGAGAAGCCGAGCTTCTACTTCAATCGCCAAGTGTGGATCTCAGCCGATCCCGACGAGCGCGCACTGCCGGCGATGGTCGATCTGTGCGGCGCGGATCGATTCTTCTGGGCTTCGGATTTTCCTCATCCCGACCACGTCGGCAACTACATCGAGGAAGTCGAGGAACTGCATCACAAGCTGAAACCCGGCGATCGCGAAAAGGTGCTCGGCACCAACGTGATGAAGGTCTACAACTGCGCCTGAGCCGCTGATGGCTGCGAAAAAACCCGCGCGAGATAGGCATACATCAAGCGTCGTTACGCTCCGTGAAATCGCGCTTTCGTTTCCGGGCGTCGCGGAAGGCGTCTCCTACGGCACCCTCGCTTTTCGCGTGCGCAAGAAACTCATCTGCCGCATGAAGGAAGATGGCGAGTCGCTCGCGATTCGGATGGAATTCGGCGAGCGCGAAATTTTGATGGAAGGCGAGCCGCGGATCTTTTACATCACTGAGCACTATCGCAACTATCCGATGGTGCTGGCGCATTTGAGCAGGCTGCATCCCGACGAGTTGCGGCGCATCTTCGCGAACGCGTGGCGAAGATTCGCTGGTGCTCGTTTAGTCGAACAACTGCCGCAATAGCAATTCAAGGTCCGCTGACGTTCTGTAATCGACATTGCGCGAGTCGACACTGAGAGGCGCGGACGTTGGTGCGAAGTCGCCCTCACTCGCGAAGCCGCAAAAAGAAAAGGGCGGGACATTTGTCCCGCCCTGCTTTCATCGATCGTATATGGCCTGCTTAGTTCACGGACCAGGTGTCCCCGCTTTCGAGCAGCTTCTTCAGATCGCCGGGCCCTTGCTTGGCCTTGGCGTCTGCGAGCTGCTTGTTGACCGCCGCGTCGTAGGTCGGACGCGAGGTCGCGTAGAACACTCCTACCGGCGTGGGCAGCGGAGCTTCGAAGTTGCCGAGCATGAACGCGAGCGCGAGGTTGGTCTCGTCATGCACGACGATATCCTTTTCGGTCACGCCGTTGCCGAGCGTCACCACCTCGGGCCGCTGGCCGTTCATCTTCACACCCTTGTCGCGGTTCTTGCCAAAGATAAGCGGCTTGCCGTGCTCTAGCACCAGCTGATGCTCGGACTTGATTGCCTTGTCGGTCACGTCGTTGAACGCGCCATCGTTGAAGATATTGCAATTCTGGAGAATCTCGACGAATGACGCGCCGCGATGCCCATGCGCGCGCTTCAGCATATCGCCAAGATGCTTCTGCTCGACGTCAACGCTGCGTGCGACGAACGTCGCATGAGCACCGAGCGCGAGCGTAATTGGATTGAACGGGAAGTCCACCGATCCTGCCGGTGTCGACTTGGTGACCTTGCCGACTTCGGAGGTCGGCGAGTACTGGCCCTTGGTCAATCCATAGATGCGGTTGTTGAAGAGCAGCACCTTCAAATCGACGTTGCGGCGCAGCACGTGGATCAGATGATTGCCGCCGATTGACAGCCCGTCACCGTCGCCGGTGACGACCCATACGTCGAGTTCGGGGCGCGAAATCTTGAGCCCGGTTGCGAATGCCGGCGCACGGCCATGAATCGTATGGAAGCCGTACGTGTTCATGTAATACGGAAAACGGCTCGAACATCCGATGCCCGAGATAAACACGACATTCTCCGGCGGCACGCCGAACTCCGGCATCACCTTTTGCACTGCGGCCAGGATCGCGTAGTCGCCGCATCCGGGGCACCAGCGTACTTCCTGGTCAGAGACGAAATCCTTACGAGTAAGCGCGGTAGCCATTGCTCGATCAGCCCTCCAGGGCGCGGTTGATGCGGTTAACGATCTCGCTGACCTTGAAGGGACGGCCCTGGATCTTGTTGAAGCCGGACGCGTTGATCAGATAGTCGGCGCGCACCAGCTTGACCAGTTGTCCCATGTTCATCTCGGGAATCAGCACCTGCTTGAACAGGCGCAATTTCTCCTCAAGATCGCGAGGGAGCGGATTCAGGTAGCGCAGATGGATGTGCGAAACTTTCTTGCCCTTGTCGCGCAACTGCTTGACGGCCTCGCGAATCGGGCCGAAGGTCGAGCCCCAGCCGAGCACGACGAGGTCTCCGCCTGCCGCATCAC contains:
- a CDS encoding TA system VapC family ribonuclease toxin, which encodes MIALLDVNVLIALFDPSHLHHDAAHAWFALNRKRRWATCAMTETAFIRVLANPAYPGARTTPEDAASRLRAFCTERHHVFWSDSVSVREEKTFRWQHIRGHRQLTDVYLLALSVANRGRLATFDAAISLRAISGAMPENLHLIAV
- a CDS encoding amidohydrolase family protein; translation: MSSNHDEIQRLTFPGAVDADGHILEDATLWQRYIEDKYKSVALRIGLDDKGLEFLEIGGKPSKIFSGGRLGGLSAMGTTRGEQWQNRPTYGGMAPFGAMDAKERLQRINQEGLAAAFLYPTLSLLYETETEDADLAQAYTRAYNRWVVDFCSDSGGKLIPIAHLSLGDPAAAARELERAVKDGCKGGWVCQFVMTRKPHAHPDHDMLFAKAQELDVPLGIHPSIEPVWALPGRYDYKKYMRGQYYFLSITAADAIRHAFTSFFQYGTFEKFPKLRLVLLEAGAGWISYWLDRLDAVYGTFVGNTVPLKEKPSFYFNRQVWISADPDERALPAMVDLCGADRFFWASDFPHPDHVGNYIEEVEELHHKLKPGDREKVLGTNVMKVYNCA
- a CDS encoding 2-oxoacid:ferredoxin oxidoreductase subunit beta, producing MATALTRKDFVSDQEVRWCPGCGDYAILAAVQKVMPEFGVPPENVVFISGIGCSSRFPYYMNTYGFHTIHGRAPAFATGLKISRPELDVWVVTGDGDGLSIGGNHLIHVLRRNVDLKVLLFNNRIYGLTKGQYSPTSEVGKVTKSTPAGSVDFPFNPITLALGAHATFVARSVDVEQKHLGDMLKRAHGHRGASFVEILQNCNIFNDGAFNDVTDKAIKSEHQLVLEHGKPLIFGKNRDKGVKMNGQRPEVVTLGNGVTEKDIVVHDETNLALAFMLGNFEAPLPTPVGVFYATSRPTYDAAVNKQLADAKAKQGPGDLKKLLESGDTWSVN
- a CDS encoding MmcQ/YjbR family DNA-binding protein — its product is MAAKKPARDRHTSSVVTLREIALSFPGVAEGVSYGTLAFRVRKKLICRMKEDGESLAIRMEFGEREILMEGEPRIFYITEHYRNYPMVLAHLSRLHPDELRRIFANAWRRFAGARLVEQLPQ